Proteins encoded together in one Prevotella scopos JCM 17725 window:
- the thiC gene encoding phosphomethylpyrimidine synthase ThiC yields MKTDFKFIYPSSEKVYLSGKIYPELKVGMRKVHLTPTVTISKDKRHEERNAPVYIYDTSGAYSDPNVEINLERGLPKLRQPWVAKRKEEETQMYFAKQGIITEEMEYVAIRENMNCEELGIKTRITPDFVCKEIAEGRAVIPANRKHPESEPMIIGINFLVKINANIGNSSTSSDIAQEIEKAVWSCKWGCDTLMDLSTGKDIHDTRERILRNCPVPVGTVPIYQAFEKVNGKIRDLSWEIFRDTLIEQCEQGVDYFTIHCGIRLKNIHLADSRLTGIVSRGGSIISKWCKENQQESFLYEHFDDICDVCAKYDVAISLGDGLRPGCTYDANDAAQFAELDTMGELVERAWKKNVQVFIEGPGHVPMHKIKENMERQIDKCHGAPFYTLGPLVTDIAPAYDHITSAIGASLIGWYGTAMLCYVTPKEHLALPEKEDVRIGVITYKIAAHAADLAKGHPSAFIRDNALSKARYDFRWKDQFNLALDPERALEYYKASNSVDANYCTMCGPNFCAARISHSLKSCDE; encoded by the coding sequence ATGAAAACAGACTTCAAATTTATTTATCCTTCTTCTGAGAAGGTTTACTTGAGTGGGAAGATTTATCCCGAGCTCAAGGTGGGAATGCGAAAAGTACATTTAACTCCAACTGTTACGATTAGTAAAGATAAACGACATGAGGAAAGGAACGCACCAGTGTACATATATGATACCAGTGGAGCCTATAGTGATCCAAACGTTGAGATCAACTTAGAACGTGGATTACCCAAACTACGTCAACCTTGGGTGGCAAAGCGTAAAGAAGAAGAAACTCAGATGTATTTTGCCAAGCAAGGTATAATCACTGAGGAGATGGAATACGTCGCTATCAGGGAGAATATGAACTGTGAGGAATTGGGTATCAAAACACGGATTACGCCTGATTTTGTATGCAAAGAGATTGCAGAGGGAAGAGCCGTTATACCAGCTAACAGAAAACATCCTGAGTCTGAGCCAATGATTATTGGAATAAATTTTCTTGTGAAGATAAATGCTAATATTGGCAATTCCTCTACCTCTTCTGATATTGCACAAGAGATAGAAAAAGCTGTCTGGAGTTGTAAATGGGGTTGCGATACATTAATGGACTTGTCAACAGGTAAGGATATCCATGATACTCGTGAACGAATACTACGCAATTGTCCTGTTCCTGTAGGGACTGTTCCAATATATCAGGCGTTTGAAAAGGTAAATGGTAAGATAAGAGATCTTAGTTGGGAAATATTTCGTGATACACTGATTGAACAATGTGAACAAGGCGTGGATTATTTCACAATCCATTGTGGTATTCGTTTGAAGAACATTCATCTTGCTGACAGCAGATTGACGGGTATTGTCAGCCGCGGCGGTAGTATAATTTCTAAATGGTGCAAGGAAAATCAGCAAGAGAGCTTCCTATATGAACACTTTGATGATATTTGCGATGTCTGTGCAAAGTATGACGTTGCTATTTCATTGGGAGACGGACTACGCCCTGGTTGTACGTATGACGCAAATGATGCTGCTCAGTTTGCAGAACTTGACACTATGGGCGAACTGGTTGAACGTGCTTGGAAAAAAAACGTACAGGTCTTTATTGAAGGGCCTGGCCATGTGCCAATGCACAAAATCAAAGAAAATATGGAAAGGCAGATTGACAAGTGTCATGGTGCTCCATTCTATACCTTAGGTCCACTTGTCACTGACATTGCGCCTGCTTACGATCATATAACGTCAGCTATTGGTGCATCGCTTATAGGATGGTATGGTACAGCAATGCTCTGCTACGTAACACCCAAGGAACATCTTGCACTCCCCGAGAAAGAAGATGTTCGTATCGGCGTTATTACATATAAGATTGCAGCTCATGCAGCAGACCTTGCCAAAGGACATCCGAGTGCTTTTATTAGAGATAATGCATTGAGTAAAGCACGTTATGACTTTCGTTGGAAAGACCAATTTAACTTAGCTCTCGACCCAGAACGTGCACTTGAATACTATAAAGCAAGTAACTCTGTAGATGCGAACTATTGTACAATGTGCGGCCCTAACTTCTGCGCAGCTCGTATAAGTCATTCGCTTAAGAGCTGTGATGAATAA
- a CDS encoding thiamine phosphate synthase, whose product MIQFITHTNERYDYIDGVQMALEGGCRWIQLRMKDASEETFLKTAETTRVLCKQYDSVFILDDHVEWVEKIGADGVHLGKDDMPIDKARQLLGKDKIIGGTANTFEDVKRIFLAGADYIGCGPFRYTTTKKKLSPVLGLDGYRQIISQMKTLGINLPVIAIGGILLSDVADIMTTGVSGIAVSGGVLTANNGNDPIITMTRFINKLKSCNK is encoded by the coding sequence ATGATTCAATTTATTACACACACCAATGAACGCTATGATTACATAGATGGTGTTCAGATGGCACTTGAAGGAGGTTGTCGATGGATACAACTTCGTATGAAAGATGCTTCTGAAGAAACTTTTCTAAAGACAGCAGAAACTACGAGAGTATTGTGCAAACAATATGACTCAGTATTCATACTTGACGACCATGTGGAATGGGTTGAAAAAATCGGTGCCGATGGTGTTCATCTTGGAAAGGACGATATGCCGATTGATAAAGCGCGTCAACTTCTTGGGAAAGATAAAATTATCGGTGGGACAGCTAATACCTTCGAAGATGTAAAGCGCATCTTTTTAGCTGGTGCAGACTATATAGGCTGTGGTCCTTTCCGTTATACAACTACAAAGAAAAAACTTTCACCTGTCTTAGGATTAGATGGATATAGACAAATTATCTCACAAATGAAAACTTTAGGTATCAATCTACCCGTCATTGCCATTGGCGGAATCCTTTTATCAGATGTAGCTGATATAATGACGACAGGGGTGAGTGGAATTGCTGTTAGCGGTGGTGTTTTAACTGCAAATAATGGTAATGATCCTATAATTACAATGACAAGATTTATCAACAAACTTAAATCATGTAATAAATGA
- the thiD gene encoding bifunctional hydroxymethylpyrimidine kinase/phosphomethylpyrimidine kinase, with product MRYVCALTIAGSDCSGGAGIQADIKTMSALGVYATTAITSITIQNTMGVQQVKVVSPMIVAKQIKAVMDDIKPIVIKIGMVHDYATIHAIADTLQHYPNRIIVIDPIMLSSSGHTLMQPEALDLFCHSLVPIASLLTPNIPEAEILSNMAINSIEDMDISAQKILSLGCKAVLIKGGHQDGDRKADRLYTPNSSVQTFIHETINTRNTHGTGCTLSSAITSYMARGLNLPDAIAQAKDYLSHALEAGKDIYIGEGHGAVNHLFNPEKLIIL from the coding sequence ATGAGGTATGTATGTGCACTGACAATTGCAGGCTCTGATTGTAGTGGTGGAGCTGGAATACAGGCTGACATTAAAACAATGTCAGCCTTAGGAGTTTATGCTACTACTGCTATTACATCCATAACTATACAAAACACGATGGGAGTACAACAGGTAAAAGTTGTTAGTCCAATGATTGTTGCAAAACAGATCAAGGCAGTTATGGATGATATAAAACCGATTGTTATCAAAATAGGAATGGTCCACGATTATGCTACCATCCATGCAATAGCTGATACCCTACAGCATTACCCAAATAGGATAATAGTGATTGACCCTATTATGTTATCTTCAAGTGGACATACGCTTATGCAACCTGAAGCTTTGGATTTGTTTTGTCACTCATTAGTTCCAATAGCTTCACTCCTTACTCCTAATATTCCTGAGGCAGAAATCTTATCAAACATGGCTATAAATAGCATTGAAGATATGGACATTTCAGCGCAAAAGATTCTGAGTTTAGGTTGTAAAGCTGTTTTGATCAAAGGAGGACACCAAGATGGAGATAGAAAAGCAGACCGACTATATACGCCTAACAGTAGTGTGCAGACCTTTATTCATGAAACTATTAACACCCGAAATACACATGGAACAGGCTGTACATTATCTTCTGCAATAACTTCTTATATGGCTCGAGGACTCAATTTACCTGATGCAATAGCCCAGGCAAAAGATTATCTTTCGCACGCCTTAGAAGCCGGTAAGGATATTTATATTGGTGAAGGACACGGAGCTGTTAATCATTTGTTTAATCCTGAAAAACTTATCATCTTATGA
- a CDS encoding DMT family transporter: protein MNTSSTIKGYGYASLSAITFGTIPLFSIPVMESGMMLPSVLIYRFAFSCLFMMLILLWRKQNLHIKWGDGLRIMFLSILYAVSAVCLFSSYEYMPGGIATTLLFSYPVWTEILLILFFNEKLTLRITLSILLAIAGVAFLGGVGQADGIKSMWGVMLAMSSGLLYAIYMVLFPHMRIRKLPALKVNFYIFFMAMLLLILYATFTTGGVQRISNANSFLSLVLLGLVPTTISNVTLVRSLTLIDSASVAILGAFEPLTAMTIGITLMGEPFTTSIIIGCVLIITSVILLITKGKTLPNPLKKYANHKE, encoded by the coding sequence GTGAATACTTCGTCCACAATAAAGGGGTATGGTTATGCCAGCCTATCTGCAATTACGTTCGGTACTATCCCGCTTTTCTCCATTCCTGTTATGGAGTCGGGGATGATGTTACCTTCAGTACTGATTTATCGTTTTGCTTTTAGTTGTCTCTTTATGATGTTAATCTTGCTATGGCGTAAGCAAAACCTGCATATTAAATGGGGTGATGGACTTCGAATTATGTTTCTTTCCATTTTGTATGCTGTCTCTGCTGTATGCCTTTTCAGCAGTTATGAATATATGCCGGGCGGAATAGCAACGACATTGCTCTTCTCTTATCCAGTATGGACAGAGATATTACTCATCCTTTTCTTTAACGAGAAACTTACACTTCGTATCACATTATCAATCTTACTTGCTATTGCAGGTGTTGCCTTTCTTGGTGGAGTAGGACAGGCAGATGGTATAAAGTCTATGTGGGGTGTTATGCTTGCAATGTCGTCTGGATTGCTTTATGCTATTTATATGGTATTATTTCCACACATGCGTATTCGTAAGTTGCCAGCTCTGAAGGTAAACTTCTATATCTTCTTTATGGCTATGTTGCTACTCATCCTTTATGCAACATTTACGACAGGAGGCGTGCAACGAATTAGCAACGCCAACTCATTTCTTTCATTGGTACTACTAGGCTTGGTACCAACCACAATTAGCAATGTTACCTTAGTACGTTCTCTTACCTTGATAGATTCTGCTAGTGTGGCAATTCTGGGAGCCTTTGAACCGCTTACAGCAATGACGATTGGTATTACGTTAATGGGCGAACCTTTTACGACATCTATTATCATTGGCTGTGTGCTTATTATAACCTCTGTTATTCTCCTTATTACAAAAGGGAAAACCTTACCTAATCCTCTTAAAAAATATGCAAATCACAAAGAGTAA
- a CDS encoding DMT family transporter — translation MQITKSKNMLWHLLAILIVAVWGTTFVNTKVLFNSGLTPLEIFFLRFAIAYVCIWFISPRKLLARSWRDELIMILLGITGGSVFFLAENYAVGLTYVNNVSFIVCTAPLLTVLLGITFVKSIKATWSLIVGSLIALLGVAVVIFNGSFVLHLSPWGDLLTLLASLCWAVYSLLMKKISNSYSAIFITRKIFFYGLVTVLPAFIFDPWTATISMLLTPKVMLNLLFLGVIASFLCFVLWTLVIVKIGAMTSSNYLYLNPISTVVTSAIFLNEPMTAIAYIGSALILIGVAVSNK, via the coding sequence ATGCAAATCACAAAGAGTAAAAACATGCTATGGCATTTACTTGCCATTCTCATTGTTGCCGTATGGGGCACAACGTTTGTAAACACAAAAGTTCTTTTCAATAGTGGCTTGACACCTTTGGAAATATTCTTCCTAAGGTTCGCCATTGCCTATGTCTGTATCTGGTTTATATCGCCTCGCAAACTCTTAGCTCGCAGTTGGCGCGATGAACTAATAATGATTTTATTAGGTATAACGGGAGGATCTGTCTTCTTCCTTGCAGAGAACTATGCTGTGGGACTTACTTATGTAAATAATGTCAGCTTCATCGTTTGTACTGCTCCGTTGCTGACAGTGCTACTTGGTATTACCTTCGTAAAGAGTATAAAAGCCACTTGGTCGCTTATTGTTGGTTCATTAATAGCCTTACTAGGTGTAGCCGTTGTTATCTTTAATGGTAGTTTTGTCCTTCATTTAAGTCCTTGGGGCGACCTTCTTACCCTATTAGCATCGCTGTGTTGGGCAGTATATTCTTTGTTGATGAAGAAGATATCAAACAGTTATTCGGCCATCTTTATCACACGAAAAATTTTCTTTTATGGTCTTGTAACTGTTTTACCAGCATTTATCTTTGACCCATGGACGGCTACTATATCAATGCTTCTCACACCTAAGGTGATGCTGAACCTTTTGTTCCTTGGTGTTATTGCATCATTCCTTTGCTTTGTCTTATGGACGTTGGTAATTGTGAAAATTGGTGCAATGACATCATCAAACTATCTGTATCTGAATCCAATTAGTACAGTTGTCACTAGTGCTATCTTCCTCAACGAACCAATGACAGCAATAGCTTATATTGGAAGTGCACTGATATTGATTGGTGTGGCTGTATCTAATAAATAA
- a CDS encoding SDR family oxidoreductase encodes MRKIALITGATSGIGEACARKFAQGGYDVIITGRRAQLLADLKKELEAENVRVLALAFDVRNRNAATAAINSLPLEWQQIDVLINNAGLALGLEPEYEGSFEDWDVMIDTNIKGLLTMTRLVVPRMVRRDSGHIINIGSVAGDAAYAGGNVYCGTKAAVKTITDGLRIDLAHTSVRVTNVKPGLVETHFSNVRFHGDDGRADKVYEGVKPLTGADIADVAFYAASAPAHVQIAEVLVLATHQASGSVLHRDTSK; translated from the coding sequence ATGAGAAAAATAGCATTAATTACTGGTGCTACCAGTGGAATTGGCGAAGCCTGCGCACGTAAGTTTGCACAAGGAGGCTATGATGTTATCATCACTGGTCGCAGAGCACAGCTCCTTGCCGACCTTAAGAAAGAGCTTGAGGCGGAGAATGTAAGAGTACTTGCACTTGCTTTCGACGTACGAAATAGAAATGCAGCAACAGCTGCTATCAATAGTTTACCACTTGAATGGCAACAAATTGATGTCTTGATTAACAATGCAGGGTTGGCTCTTGGTTTGGAGCCAGAATATGAGGGAAGCTTTGAAGATTGGGATGTGATGATTGATACGAATATCAAAGGACTCCTTACCATGACACGTCTTGTTGTTCCAAGAATGGTAAGACGTGATAGTGGACACATTATTAACATTGGTTCTGTCGCAGGTGATGCTGCTTATGCTGGTGGAAATGTCTATTGTGGAACAAAGGCTGCCGTGAAAACGATAACTGACGGACTCCGTATAGACCTTGCACACACTTCTGTACGTGTGACAAATGTAAAACCAGGATTAGTCGAGACACACTTCTCTAACGTGCGTTTTCATGGTGATGATGGCCGTGCCGATAAGGTTTATGAGGGAGTTAAACCGCTTACAGGTGCTGATATTGCTGACGTTGCATTCTATGCTGCTTCAGCACCAGCCCATGTACAAATTGCTGAAGTACTGGTTCTTGCTACTCATCAGGCAAGTGGAAGTGTGTTGCACAGAGACACATCAAAATAA